One genomic window of Rhinolophus ferrumequinum isolate MPI-CBG mRhiFer1 chromosome 23, mRhiFer1_v1.p, whole genome shotgun sequence includes the following:
- the TFAP2C gene encoding transcription factor AP-2 gamma isoform X2 has protein sequence MCGLVSESALHRVHRVPTSSRGPGPNFSWPKAWSTDLASQSAWGVRVPRPSLSGFEGAPPQDRHDASSNGNPRLPHLSSAGQHLYSPAPPLSHAGVAEYQPPPYFPPPYQQLAYSQSADPYSHLGEAYAAAMNPLHQPAPTGSQPQAWPGRQSQEGAGLPSHHGRPAGLLPHLSGLDGGAMGARRDGYRRSDLLLPHAHTLDAAGLAENLGLHDMAHQMEEVQIVDDQHLLLHDQTVIRKGPVAMTKNPLNLPCQKELVGAVMNPSEVFCSVPGRLSLLSSTSKYKVTVAEVQRRLSPPECLNASLLGGVLRRAKSKNGGRSLREKLDKIGLNLPAGRRKAAHVTLLTSLVEGEAIHLARDFAYVCEAEFPSKPVAEYLTRPHLSGRNEMAARKNMLLAAQQVCKEFTELLNQDRTPNGNNRPAPVLEANIQHCLSHFSLITHGFGSPAICAAVSAMQNYVKEALAVLDKSYMNPGDQSPADSSKTLEKMEKHRK, from the exons ATGTGCGGGCTGGTGAGCGAGAGCGCTCTGCACCGAGTGCACCGCGTGCCGACTTCCTCCCGGGGCCCGGGGCCCAACTTCTCCTGGCCCAAGGCCTGGAGCACTGACTTGGCATCTCAGAGCGCCTGGGGCGTCCGAGTGCCCAGACCTTCGCTGTCGGGCTTTGAGGGCGCGCCCCCCCAG GATCGCCACGACGCGAGCAGCAATGGGAACCCGCGCCTCCCCCACCTCTCCTCGGCCGGGCAGCATCTCTACAGCCCCGCGCCGCCCCTCTCCCATGCCGGAGTCGCCGAGTATCAGCCACCACCTTACTTTCCACCTCCCTACCAGCAGCTCGCTTACTCGCAGTCAGCGGATCCCTACTCGCATCTGGGAGAAGCGTATGCCGCTGCTATGAACCCTTTGCACCAACCGGCGCCCACCGGCAGCCAGCCGCAGGCCTGGCCGGGCCGCCAGAGCCAGGAGGGGGCTGGCCTGCCCTCGCACCACGGGCGCCCGGCGGGCCTGCTACCCCATCTCTCCGGGCTGGACGGTGGCGCCATGGGCGCCCGCAGGGATGGCTACCGCCGCTCGGACCTGCTGCTGCCCCACGCGCACACCCTGGACGCCGCGGGCCTTGCCGAGAACCTGGGCCTCCACGACATGGCCCATCAGATGGAGGAGGTGCAG ATTGTCGACGACCAGCACCTGCTTTTGCATGATCAGACTGTTATTCGCAAAG GTCCGGTTGCCATGACCAAGAACCCCTTGAATCTCCCTTGTCAGAAGGAGTTGGTGGGGGCTGTGATGAACCCCAGCGAGGTCTTCTGCTCTGTCCCTGGAAGACTGTCCCTCCTGAGCTCCACATCTAAATACAAAGTGACAGTTGCTGAAGTCCAGAGGCGATTGTCCCCGCCTGAGTGCTTAAATGCCTCATTACTGGGAGGTGTTCTCAGAAG AGCCAAATCTAAAAATGGAGGCCGGTCTTTGCGGGAGAAGTTGGACAAGATTGGGCTGAATCTTCCAGCCGGGAGACGGAAAGCGGCGCATGTAACGCTCCTTACATCCTTAGTAGAAG GAGAGGCGATTCATTTGGCTCGGGACTTTGCGTATGTCTGTGAAGCAGAGTTTCCAAGTAAACCGGTGGCTGAATATTTAACCAGACCTCATCTCAGCGGGCGGAATGAGATGGCAGCCAGGAAGAACATGCTGCTGGCTGCACA GCAAGTGTGTAAAGAATTCACAGAGCTTCTCAACCAGGACCGAACACCCAACGGGAACAACCGGCCAGCCCCGGTCTTGGAGGCAAACATCCAGCACTGCTTGTCTCACTTCAGCCTGATCACCCACGGCTTTGGCAGCCCGGCCATCTGTGCTGCTGTGTCTGCAATGCAAAACTACGTAAAGGAAGCCCTGGCCGTCTTAGACAAGTCCTATATGAATCCTGGAGACCAGAGTCCAGCCGATTCGAGCAAAACcctggagaaaatggagaaacacaGGAAATGA
- the TFAP2C gene encoding transcription factor AP-2 gamma isoform X3 translates to MSSMKRTARFAVYNEIPRAHCSWVPSGPRAGPERRVRANVDRHDASSNGNPRLPHLSSAGQHLYSPAPPLSHAGVAEYQPPPYFPPPYQQLAYSQSADPYSHLGEAYAAAMNPLHQPAPTGSQPQAWPGRQSQEGAGLPSHHGRPAGLLPHLSGLDGGAMGARRDGYRRSDLLLPHAHTLDAAGLAENLGLHDMAHQMEEVQIVDDQHLLLHDQTVIRKGPVAMTKNPLNLPCQKELVGAVMNPSEVFCSVPGRLSLLSSTSKYKVTVAEVQRRLSPPECLNASLLGGVLRRAKSKNGGRSLREKLDKIGLNLPAGRRKAAHVTLLTSLVEGEAIHLARDFAYVCEAEFPSKPVAEYLTRPHLSGRNEMAARKNMLLAAQQVCKEFTELLNQDRTPNGNNRPAPVLEANIQHCLSHFSLITHGFGSPAICAAVSAMQNYVKEALAVLDKSYMNPGDQSPADSSKTLEKMEKHRK, encoded by the exons ATGTCAAGTATGAAGAGGACTGCGAG ATTCGCGGTTTACAACGAAATCCCTAGGGCACATTGCTCCTGGGTGCCCTCCGGCCCGAGGGCAGGCCCCGAGCGTCGGGTCCGGGCTAATGTG GATCGCCACGACGCGAGCAGCAATGGGAACCCGCGCCTCCCCCACCTCTCCTCGGCCGGGCAGCATCTCTACAGCCCCGCGCCGCCCCTCTCCCATGCCGGAGTCGCCGAGTATCAGCCACCACCTTACTTTCCACCTCCCTACCAGCAGCTCGCTTACTCGCAGTCAGCGGATCCCTACTCGCATCTGGGAGAAGCGTATGCCGCTGCTATGAACCCTTTGCACCAACCGGCGCCCACCGGCAGCCAGCCGCAGGCCTGGCCGGGCCGCCAGAGCCAGGAGGGGGCTGGCCTGCCCTCGCACCACGGGCGCCCGGCGGGCCTGCTACCCCATCTCTCCGGGCTGGACGGTGGCGCCATGGGCGCCCGCAGGGATGGCTACCGCCGCTCGGACCTGCTGCTGCCCCACGCGCACACCCTGGACGCCGCGGGCCTTGCCGAGAACCTGGGCCTCCACGACATGGCCCATCAGATGGAGGAGGTGCAG ATTGTCGACGACCAGCACCTGCTTTTGCATGATCAGACTGTTATTCGCAAAG GTCCGGTTGCCATGACCAAGAACCCCTTGAATCTCCCTTGTCAGAAGGAGTTGGTGGGGGCTGTGATGAACCCCAGCGAGGTCTTCTGCTCTGTCCCTGGAAGACTGTCCCTCCTGAGCTCCACATCTAAATACAAAGTGACAGTTGCTGAAGTCCAGAGGCGATTGTCCCCGCCTGAGTGCTTAAATGCCTCATTACTGGGAGGTGTTCTCAGAAG AGCCAAATCTAAAAATGGAGGCCGGTCTTTGCGGGAGAAGTTGGACAAGATTGGGCTGAATCTTCCAGCCGGGAGACGGAAAGCGGCGCATGTAACGCTCCTTACATCCTTAGTAGAAG GAGAGGCGATTCATTTGGCTCGGGACTTTGCGTATGTCTGTGAAGCAGAGTTTCCAAGTAAACCGGTGGCTGAATATTTAACCAGACCTCATCTCAGCGGGCGGAATGAGATGGCAGCCAGGAAGAACATGCTGCTGGCTGCACA GCAAGTGTGTAAAGAATTCACAGAGCTTCTCAACCAGGACCGAACACCCAACGGGAACAACCGGCCAGCCCCGGTCTTGGAGGCAAACATCCAGCACTGCTTGTCTCACTTCAGCCTGATCACCCACGGCTTTGGCAGCCCGGCCATCTGTGCTGCTGTGTCTGCAATGCAAAACTACGTAAAGGAAGCCCTGGCCGTCTTAGACAAGTCCTATATGAATCCTGGAGACCAGAGTCCAGCCGATTCGAGCAAAACcctggagaaaatggagaaacacaGGAAATGA
- the TFAP2C gene encoding transcription factor AP-2 gamma isoform X1, with the protein MIISFSLRRPGPPAIARTHSAGAASRVLGSGLYTGGTSTYARRAADASPVTGSAGPARGGGGGRHLATVTPILDLPLGGWGELGFNWRLFWGTQDAMLWKITDNVKYEEDCEDRHDASSNGNPRLPHLSSAGQHLYSPAPPLSHAGVAEYQPPPYFPPPYQQLAYSQSADPYSHLGEAYAAAMNPLHQPAPTGSQPQAWPGRQSQEGAGLPSHHGRPAGLLPHLSGLDGGAMGARRDGYRRSDLLLPHAHTLDAAGLAENLGLHDMAHQMEEVQIVDDQHLLLHDQTVIRKGPVAMTKNPLNLPCQKELVGAVMNPSEVFCSVPGRLSLLSSTSKYKVTVAEVQRRLSPPECLNASLLGGVLRRAKSKNGGRSLREKLDKIGLNLPAGRRKAAHVTLLTSLVEGEAIHLARDFAYVCEAEFPSKPVAEYLTRPHLSGRNEMAARKNMLLAAQQVCKEFTELLNQDRTPNGNNRPAPVLEANIQHCLSHFSLITHGFGSPAICAAVSAMQNYVKEALAVLDKSYMNPGDQSPADSSKTLEKMEKHRK; encoded by the exons ATGATAATTTCCTTCTCATTAAGGCGCCCGGGTCCCCCGGCTATCGCCCGGACACACAGTGCGGGCGCGGCTTCCCGGGTCCTTGGCAGCGGCCTTTACACCGGCGGCACCAGCACCTACGCTCGCAGAGCCGCGGATGCGTCTCCAGTGACCGGTTCAGCGGGGCCCGCgcgcggcgggggcggcggcAGACACCTGGCCACCGTGACCCCAATTTTGGATTTACCgctcggggggtggggggagcttgGATTTAACTGGCGACTGTTTTGGGGGACGCAGGACGCCATGTTGTGGAAAATAACCGATAATGTCAAGTATGAAGAGGACTGCGAG GATCGCCACGACGCGAGCAGCAATGGGAACCCGCGCCTCCCCCACCTCTCCTCGGCCGGGCAGCATCTCTACAGCCCCGCGCCGCCCCTCTCCCATGCCGGAGTCGCCGAGTATCAGCCACCACCTTACTTTCCACCTCCCTACCAGCAGCTCGCTTACTCGCAGTCAGCGGATCCCTACTCGCATCTGGGAGAAGCGTATGCCGCTGCTATGAACCCTTTGCACCAACCGGCGCCCACCGGCAGCCAGCCGCAGGCCTGGCCGGGCCGCCAGAGCCAGGAGGGGGCTGGCCTGCCCTCGCACCACGGGCGCCCGGCGGGCCTGCTACCCCATCTCTCCGGGCTGGACGGTGGCGCCATGGGCGCCCGCAGGGATGGCTACCGCCGCTCGGACCTGCTGCTGCCCCACGCGCACACCCTGGACGCCGCGGGCCTTGCCGAGAACCTGGGCCTCCACGACATGGCCCATCAGATGGAGGAGGTGCAG ATTGTCGACGACCAGCACCTGCTTTTGCATGATCAGACTGTTATTCGCAAAG GTCCGGTTGCCATGACCAAGAACCCCTTGAATCTCCCTTGTCAGAAGGAGTTGGTGGGGGCTGTGATGAACCCCAGCGAGGTCTTCTGCTCTGTCCCTGGAAGACTGTCCCTCCTGAGCTCCACATCTAAATACAAAGTGACAGTTGCTGAAGTCCAGAGGCGATTGTCCCCGCCTGAGTGCTTAAATGCCTCATTACTGGGAGGTGTTCTCAGAAG AGCCAAATCTAAAAATGGAGGCCGGTCTTTGCGGGAGAAGTTGGACAAGATTGGGCTGAATCTTCCAGCCGGGAGACGGAAAGCGGCGCATGTAACGCTCCTTACATCCTTAGTAGAAG GAGAGGCGATTCATTTGGCTCGGGACTTTGCGTATGTCTGTGAAGCAGAGTTTCCAAGTAAACCGGTGGCTGAATATTTAACCAGACCTCATCTCAGCGGGCGGAATGAGATGGCAGCCAGGAAGAACATGCTGCTGGCTGCACA GCAAGTGTGTAAAGAATTCACAGAGCTTCTCAACCAGGACCGAACACCCAACGGGAACAACCGGCCAGCCCCGGTCTTGGAGGCAAACATCCAGCACTGCTTGTCTCACTTCAGCCTGATCACCCACGGCTTTGGCAGCCCGGCCATCTGTGCTGCTGTGTCTGCAATGCAAAACTACGTAAAGGAAGCCCTGGCCGTCTTAGACAAGTCCTATATGAATCCTGGAGACCAGAGTCCAGCCGATTCGAGCAAAACcctggagaaaatggagaaacacaGGAAATGA